TCAGCTTCGAGCACTACGACGAGTTGTTCGGCACCCGTACGCGCCGCCTGAGGAATCGTCAGCTGGCCGAAGACCTGGCCCACGACGCCTTTGTGCGTACGGGCCAGCGTCGGGTTCTGAACCTGCGATTGGCATTGTGTCGTGGTGGGGAAAATTTCGCGGCTCGCTGTTCATCTGCCATGACCTCCTTCCTACCCGCATTCAGAAGTTTTCAACACGTCGAGGAACCCAATGCCATCGCACTGCCACATAGCAAATGCCTGCTGGTGCAGACCTGCGCCACGGTTCATTCATCGCTGGTACGGCTGCAGCAGCAAGGCACCGCCCTAAATCAGAACTGGAGCACCACATGTCGGTATCCGCATCCAATCAAGCGTACACCCCATCAACGGACAACTTCGCGCAGCCCTCTGCGGGCGCGCAGGCCAGCCCTGTGGCCAAGGCTGCGGGCGCGGCGGGCCCGAGTTTCGAGCAATCGGCGAGTCAGTCCGGCCCGGTTTTCGGTAGTTCGGCGCAGTCTCCCACATGGGGATTGAATCCAGGCCCGCCTCCACGTCCCAATCCAACGCTGCCAGATAATGAGAGTCAAAAGAACGACCTGTTGGCCAGAGGGCTGTTAAGTCGATACAACGCATTCAAACCCTGGTACAAACCGACCGTCACGCCGGGAGATATACAGCGCATGGCAGATCGCCCCAAGATCGGGAATCCGAACTGGGAGGTGAACAAGAACATCGAACTGGCCAGGGATTTGCTCAGGCGGCCGGACCTGATGAAGGCCCTTGATAGGGATAAAGGAACAGGTGCTTTGGATAACTCCTTGTCGAGAGAAGACATCGGTAAATTCATTCTCTCGAACAACCCGCTCAAGATTGAGGTAGACAAGGAACTTGCTGAACGTGTCATGGATAACTTCAACGCGTTGAAAGGACCGTGGTGGAGCGCCGACAGAAACGCCATCGACGTCAATAGGTTGAAAGGGCTCGCGCTGCGCCCGCCTACTGGTGATGAGTCAACCAATCGCATTACCCAGCTAGCGGATGAGCTCGTGAAACGTTCGCAACTGTTAGGCTCGATGGATAATGTCAACGGCTTCTGGCGCGATGGCAAGATCACCCGGGGGGATCTGTATCGGTACCTGAATGCGGATCAGAATCCAGCCTGAAAATCGCCCTCTCGGCGACGCGGGAACCATTTGCAAGCATTTACCACGAACAGAGCATCCACCGGCCTCTCCCGTGGATGCCTTCGTCTACTGGAACAGGTAATGGCCTATGAATTCGACATCATTTGAACCTCGCCAGTCTCACTCCCAGTACGCTGTTGCAAGCCTGCCTGCTCCGGCAACCACAGAACCAAGCCCAGGCAAATCTCAGGCAAAGGGGCTCAACCTCACTTCTTCGCCGAAGTTCAGTTTCAAGGCGCCTACGACCGAAGACTTCGATAAAGGTACGCGAACATCGGTCGACGAGCCGGGTCCCGGTGCAACGCCATCATTGTTTGCAAATCTGTGGAAAAAACTTTCCTGGCGCCAGTGACTGCCGAGCTGCCTTCAACGCGTTAATGATCGTTGGGGTAACTCGTTACCAACGTTTACCGCGATGGGCATTGCTTTACACCGTATGGATTGGAACCATTATTTTCCAAGACGCCACATATCGAATGCCTACCTCGTACTATTGATCCACATGCATTGGGGGATCAGTCATTGGAGGACAGGCTGGAAAGACCAAATGCTTGGAGGTTTAAAAATGAATGAGACCGTTAACTCGCAGTACCGCCCACCTCTGCCGACGCCGAGTTTCTACGGTGCTGACGTAAACAATGCCAATCGACAGATCGACTACCAGAATCATTATGGCGGTATGAGCGACGCCGGAAACCCCTATGTCAGCTCGGACGATAATAAGCTGGTTGAAGATCTCAAACTCAGCTTTAACACCTTTACCAAGTTCCTGGGTACAGATCATTTGACTCATGAACATTTGAAGGTGATCTCTCAGCAACCTGCGCCGCCTCGTTTGGAGTCGCAGAAAATATCCAAGGAAACCTCCAGTGAAGCGGTTCTCACCGAGCGCGATATAAAGCTGGCCAAAGAGATACTCAATCGACCCAGGGTCGGCGAAGCGATCCGTGGAAAGGGGGGCGAGATCACACGCGGCAGCCTGGAAAAGGCCGGCGGCACATTGATCGGCAACACCAACCCCAACACGAACAGCGCCGACCCGTTCATTTCGTATACCAACCGAGATTTAGTCAAGGAGTTCTTGGGTATTTTTGATCGGTTTCGCGATCCTTCGAAAGACCGCAATTGGTTCGAAGAAAAGCACCGATATATAGATGTAAAAACGCTTGATGAGATCCGCAAAGCTCCCGTTGACGGGTCAGCCAGCAATAAGTTCAGCCTCCGAGAGATATACCTATTTAAAAATCTTTTTGATCGACCCGGGCTGTCGCAGTCATTGGATGGTTACAAGGCGAATGGATACGCCGCCACGGGCAGCCTCAACCATGACAACTGGTATAAGAACTATAGCCTCGAGCGATGGCTGGAAAACGATAGAGCGGAAAAGGGCGATTAAACGGAGCATGAGCGGGTTGTATGAATCAAGCCGCTCATACAGATGAATTTATACCCGCAATACCCTTCCGCTGATTGCCACCACCGCCAGCAATCCACCAATCAGCAGGAAGGCGGTTGCCACGCTGCTGCCATGGGCAATGAACCCGATCATTGCCGGCCCGGCCAATATGCCTGCATAGCCCAACGTGGTAATGGCCGGCACGGCAATGTGTTCCGGCATCACGTTCTGCTTGCCGACGGCGGTGTAGAGCACCGGGACGATATTGGAGCAGCCGGCGCCCACCAGCGCGTACCCAAGCAGCGCCATTTCCCAGGCTGGGGAGAGCGTCGCCAGGAACACACCGGCCGCTGCCAGCGTGCCACCGGCCACAATCACCCGGGTAGCACCCAGGCGCCGCACGATCACGTCACCGGTCAGGCGCCCGGCGGTCATGGTCAGGGCGAATGCCGCGTAGCCCAGGCCCGCATACGCTGGGTCCAGCCCGCGCTCGTCACTCAGGAACACCGCGCTCCAGTCCAGTACCGCGCCTTCGGCCAGGAACACGATGAAACACAAGCAGCCGATAAACAGCACTACGCCGTGGGGAATGGCAAACGCCGGCCCCGAGCTTTCACTGCCGTAGGGCAGTAAATGCGGCGCAGCCTTGAGCAGCGCCACTACCATGATGACGATCACTACCAGGGTTGCCTGCAGCGGCGACAAGCCCAGCCCCAGCAGGCCGGAGACCCCCGCCGCACCCACGATGCCGCCCAGGCTGAACAAGCCGTGGAAGCCCGACATCATGGTTTTGCCGCTGGCGCGTTCAACAATCACCGCTTGCAGGTTGACGGTCGAGTCCACGGTACCCAGCCCGGCGCCAAACAGAAACAACCCCGCCATCAACAGCGGAATCGAACTCACGGTGGCCAGCAGCGGCAATGCCAGGCAGATCATGACCGTGCCGGCGGTCAACACGCGTCGGCAGCCAAAGCGCGACGCCAGTACCCCTGCCACGGGCATCGCGAGGATCGAGCCTACCCCCAGGCACAACAACAACAGGCCAAGCGTGCCTTCGTTGAGTTGCGCGCGTGCTTTGGCGTAAGGCACCAGCGGCGCCCAGGCCGCGATGCCAAAGCCGGCGATGAAAAAAGCGATGCGGGTCGACATTTGCTCCAGCCGCCCGGGAACCACGGGGGCGGAAGTGGGAATGGCAGTCATGAATAATCCTTGGTATTGCGTTCAACAAACGATGTCCGGCGCGACATCCTTGCATATCAGGCCTCTTTGAGCGAGTCGGGTTCCGTCGGGATTGGTGAGCGTAACTTGGTAAAAGACACTTCCATTATCGCCGT
This genomic stretch from Pseudomonas orientalis harbors:
- a CDS encoding MFS transporter, producing MTAIPTSAPVVPGRLEQMSTRIAFFIAGFGIAAWAPLVPYAKARAQLNEGTLGLLLLCLGVGSILAMPVAGVLASRFGCRRVLTAGTVMICLALPLLATVSSIPLLMAGLFLFGAGLGTVDSTVNLQAVIVERASGKTMMSGFHGLFSLGGIVGAAGVSGLLGLGLSPLQATLVVIVIMVVALLKAAPHLLPYGSESSGPAFAIPHGVVLFIGCLCFIVFLAEGAVLDWSAVFLSDERGLDPAYAGLGYAAFALTMTAGRLTGDVIVRRLGATRVIVAGGTLAAAGVFLATLSPAWEMALLGYALVGAGCSNIVPVLYTAVGKQNVMPEHIAVPAITTLGYAGILAGPAMIGFIAHGSSVATAFLLIGGLLAVVAISGRVLRV